The following proteins come from a genomic window of Streptomyces sp. GS7:
- a CDS encoding amino acid adenylation domain-containing protein, with product MTDRTDDRTLYDWFTRSADRFPDAPALEVGDRTLTYRQLHDCATGVAARILAAHGRPPRRIALLASRSLTAFAGYLAALRLGAVVTPLNPAYPARRNLGVYELAGAEVLLTDEAGSAQLPDFAEQLERSRHTGLTLPDDEAAAYGGTAATLPAPPAPDTAPDDIAYVLFTSGSTGRPKGVPIRHRNLSPYIARNIARFEVGPGCRVSHTFDLTFDPSVFDLFVTWGGGATLVAPGRTELLTPVDYLVERGISHWFSVPSLVSVAAGLGNLPTGLATGLRYGIFIGEQLTYRQAAAWQEVAPNAVIENVYGPTELTVACTEFRLPADPDDWPATSNGTVPIGPVYDFLDTLILDEDGRPAAEGELCVRGSQRFDGYLNPADDTGRFLSFDGERATPYDGRHPLTAAHYYRTGDRVRHEDGALVHLGRLDNQVKVRGYRIELGEIEAAMRRHPAMREAVVVAVPGDGGTELVGCYTGEELKATAAMLWLRRHIPVHMVPRRLVHLAELPLNPNGKIDRPALRQRFGTAAPAA from the coding sequence ATGACTGACCGCACCGACGACCGCACGCTGTACGACTGGTTCACCCGCTCCGCCGACCGCTTCCCCGACGCGCCGGCCCTGGAGGTCGGGGACCGCACCCTCACCTACCGGCAGCTGCACGACTGCGCCACCGGGGTGGCCGCCCGGATCCTCGCGGCGCACGGCCGCCCGCCGCGGCGGATCGCGCTGCTCGCCTCGCGCAGCCTCACCGCGTTCGCCGGCTACCTGGCCGCGCTGCGGCTGGGAGCGGTGGTCACCCCGCTCAACCCGGCCTACCCGGCCCGCCGCAACCTGGGCGTGTACGAGCTGGCCGGCGCCGAGGTGCTCCTCACGGACGAGGCGGGCTCCGCCCAACTACCCGACTTCGCGGAGCAGTTGGAGAGGTCGAGGCACACCGGTCTCACCCTGCCCGACGACGAGGCGGCGGCGTACGGCGGCACGGCGGCCACGCTGCCGGCGCCGCCCGCACCGGACACCGCCCCGGACGACATCGCCTACGTCCTGTTCACCTCGGGGTCCACCGGGCGGCCCAAGGGCGTGCCGATCCGGCACCGCAACCTCTCCCCGTACATCGCCCGCAACATCGCGCGCTTCGAGGTCGGGCCCGGCTGCCGGGTCTCGCACACCTTCGACCTGACCTTCGACCCGTCCGTCTTCGACCTGTTCGTCACCTGGGGCGGTGGTGCCACACTGGTCGCGCCGGGCCGCACCGAGCTGCTGACACCGGTCGACTACCTCGTCGAGCGCGGCATCAGCCACTGGTTCTCGGTGCCCTCGCTCGTCTCGGTGGCGGCCGGGCTCGGCAATCTGCCCACCGGACTGGCCACCGGGCTGCGCTACGGCATCTTCATCGGCGAGCAGCTGACCTACCGCCAGGCCGCCGCCTGGCAGGAGGTGGCCCCGAACGCGGTCATCGAGAACGTCTACGGCCCGACCGAACTCACCGTCGCCTGCACCGAGTTCCGGCTGCCCGCCGACCCGGACGACTGGCCCGCCACCTCCAACGGCACCGTGCCGATCGGGCCCGTCTACGACTTCCTCGACACCCTGATCCTGGACGAGGACGGCCGCCCGGCCGCCGAGGGCGAACTGTGCGTCCGCGGCTCCCAGCGCTTCGACGGCTATCTGAACCCGGCGGACGACACCGGCCGCTTCCTCTCCTTCGACGGCGAGCGGGCCACACCGTACGACGGCCGCCACCCGCTCACCGCCGCCCACTACTACCGCACCGGCGACCGGGTGCGGCACGAGGACGGCGCCCTGGTCCACCTGGGCCGGCTGGACAACCAGGTCAAGGTGCGCGGCTACCGCATCGAACTCGGCGAGATCGAGGCGGCGATGCGCAGGCACCCGGCCATGCGGGAAGCCGTGGTGGTCGCGGTGCCCGGCGACGGCGGCACCGAACTCGTCGGCTGCTACACGGGCGAGGAACTCAAGGCCACCGCCGCGATGCTCTGGCTGCGCAGGCACATCCCCGTCCACATGGTGCCGCGCCGCCTGGTCCATCTGGCCGAGCTGCCGCTCAACCCCAACGGGAAGATCGACCGCCCCGCGCTCCGGCAGCGGTTCGGCACCGCGGCCCCGGCCGCCTGA
- a CDS encoding MFS transporter — protein sequence MRALRTLMPPPGVVTVLTISNLARTVGNGFLLSVSVLYFIRAVHVPAGQVGLGLTVSAVLAMAVSIPAGQLSDRLGSRTASLAFGVTQGLLVCGYALAGGFAGFLAVVSLTAMADSASTAARGALIADALPPGERVRARAYLQSVINVGLSGGTLLGGVALSADSRTVYTAMLLGAGALFTVGGLTCLALPPQAPRRAPKGQRDRHVLRDVPYLAVSLCNAVLVLGTDALLTAALPIWIADRTRAPVSVYAAIMFLNTAMCVLFQVRLSRGAEDVRGGARAMRRSGVLLAAACGVFALSAGRPAWMAVGCLLAGALAQVIGEMLHSAGSWALSYELAPAHAHGQYQGLYGIAQRAGTAITPVLTTALLIGWGWPGWLVFAAVLLAGGLATPAVARWAERNRPFDGADDCPGGDRADGRGTGDAAASRTSGAAAPTSA from the coding sequence ATGCGGGCACTGCGCACCCTGATGCCTCCCCCGGGAGTCGTCACCGTCCTCACCATCAGCAACCTGGCACGCACGGTGGGCAATGGCTTCCTGCTCTCCGTCAGCGTGCTGTACTTCATCCGCGCCGTCCACGTGCCCGCCGGGCAGGTCGGCCTGGGGCTGACCGTCTCGGCGGTACTGGCGATGGCCGTCAGCATCCCGGCCGGACAGCTCTCCGACCGGCTCGGCTCGCGCACCGCGTCCCTCGCCTTCGGCGTCACCCAGGGGCTGCTGGTCTGCGGATACGCCCTGGCCGGCGGCTTCGCGGGATTCCTGGCCGTGGTCAGCCTGACCGCGATGGCCGACTCCGCGAGCACCGCCGCCCGGGGCGCGCTGATCGCGGACGCACTGCCGCCGGGCGAGCGGGTCCGCGCCCGCGCCTACCTCCAGTCCGTCATCAACGTCGGCCTGTCGGGCGGCACACTGCTCGGCGGTGTGGCGCTGTCCGCGGACTCCCGCACCGTCTACACCGCCATGCTGCTCGGCGCCGGCGCGCTCTTCACCGTCGGCGGTCTGACCTGCCTGGCACTTCCGCCGCAGGCCCCCCGCCGCGCCCCCAAGGGGCAGCGCGACCGGCACGTGCTGCGTGATGTGCCGTACCTGGCGGTCTCGCTGTGCAACGCGGTGCTGGTGCTGGGCACCGACGCCCTGCTGACCGCCGCGCTGCCGATCTGGATCGCGGACCGCACCCGAGCCCCGGTCTCCGTCTACGCGGCGATCATGTTCCTCAACACCGCGATGTGCGTGCTGTTCCAGGTCCGCCTGAGCCGCGGCGCGGAGGACGTCCGCGGCGGCGCCCGCGCCATGCGCCGCTCGGGCGTGCTGCTCGCGGCGGCCTGCGGCGTCTTCGCGCTGTCGGCCGGCCGGCCCGCCTGGATGGCCGTCGGCTGCCTGCTGGCCGGCGCCCTCGCCCAGGTCATCGGCGAGATGCTGCACTCGGCGGGCTCCTGGGCGCTGTCGTACGAACTGGCCCCCGCCCATGCGCACGGCCAATACCAGGGCCTGTACGGGATCGCCCAGCGCGCCGGGACTGCGATCACCCCGGTGCTGACCACCGCCCTGCTCATCGGCTGGGGATGGCCGGGCTGGCTGGTCTTCGCGGCGGTGCTGCTGGCCGGCGGCCTGGCCACCCCGGCGGTCGCCCGCTGGGCGGAACGGAACCGGCCGTTCGACGGCGCGGACGACTGCCCCGGCGGCGATCGGGCCGACGGCCGCGGCACCGGGGACGCCGCCGCGAGCCGTACCTCGGGCGCCGCCGCACCGACCTCGGCCTGA
- a CDS encoding MupA/Atu3671 family FMN-dependent luciferase-like monooxygenase — protein sequence MDFSLFYFGDDGQDPASPGRYELVLQGARFADENDFSAVWTPERHFHPFGGLYPNPAVTGAAVAAVTSRVAVRAGSVVAPLHHPLRIAEEWAVVDNLSGGRVGLAFASGWHAVDFALRPENYADRRTVLFDTVRQVRDLWRGEELTVRDGGGTEQRVRAYPQPVQRELPVWVTSAGGVETFRAAGTLGAGVLTHLLGQDPDELAGKIAAYREAYAARPDADGGSGHVALMVHTFLGTDDDAVRDQVRGPLRAYLRSSLGLLLGSQTAGARRVDPARLREKDVDFVVDRAFDRHYEDGGLLGTVPKAARIVERLAGLGVDEVACLIDFGLPAKTVLDGLGHLNDLRKAAS from the coding sequence ATGGACTTCAGCCTGTTCTACTTCGGGGACGACGGCCAGGACCCGGCCTCCCCCGGCCGCTACGAACTGGTGCTCCAGGGCGCCCGGTTCGCCGACGAGAACGACTTCAGCGCCGTATGGACCCCCGAGCGCCACTTCCACCCCTTCGGCGGGCTCTACCCCAACCCCGCGGTCACCGGCGCCGCCGTGGCCGCGGTCACCAGCCGGGTCGCGGTCCGCGCCGGCAGCGTCGTGGCACCGCTGCACCATCCGCTGCGGATCGCCGAGGAGTGGGCGGTGGTCGACAACCTCTCCGGCGGCCGGGTCGGACTCGCCTTCGCCTCCGGCTGGCACGCCGTCGACTTCGCGCTCCGCCCCGAGAACTACGCGGACCGCCGCACCGTCCTGTTCGACACGGTGCGGCAGGTGCGCGACCTGTGGCGCGGCGAGGAGCTGACCGTACGGGACGGCGGCGGCACCGAGCAGCGGGTGCGCGCGTATCCGCAGCCGGTCCAGCGGGAGTTGCCGGTGTGGGTCACCAGCGCGGGCGGTGTGGAGACCTTCCGCGCCGCCGGGACGCTCGGTGCGGGCGTCCTGACCCACCTCCTCGGCCAGGACCCCGACGAACTGGCCGGGAAGATCGCCGCCTACCGCGAGGCGTACGCCGCCCGCCCGGACGCGGACGGCGGCAGCGGCCATGTCGCGCTGATGGTGCACACCTTCCTCGGCACCGACGACGACGCCGTACGCGACCAGGTGCGCGGGCCGCTACGGGCCTATCTGCGCAGCTCGTTGGGGCTGCTGCTCGGCTCGCAGACCGCCGGCGCCCGGCGCGTCGACCCGGCCAGGCTCCGCGAGAAGGACGTGGACTTCGTCGTCGACCGGGCCTTCGACCGCCACTACGAGGACGGCGGGCTGCTGGGCACGGTGCCCAAGGCGGCCCGCATCGTCGAGCGGCTGGCCGGCCTCGGCGTCGACGAGGTGGCCTGCCTCATCGACTTCGGCCTGCCGGCCAAGACCGTGCTGGACGGGCTCGGTCACCTCAACGACCTGCGGAAGGCGGCCTCATGA
- a CDS encoding flavin reductase family protein, which yields MSAMAASPTATGPAPSAGTAGPDAAERRRFRRAAGRFPTGVTVVTATADGQPHGTTVNAFSTASMDPLMILVALGNDSRLREHALHSGSFAVTVLAAHQEADARHFADPARPPGAAGFAGRPWRTAGHARSPVLTEGVAAFDCSLAAAFPAGDHTVLLGRVERFDVLSDGPPLLFADSRLLPGP from the coding sequence ATGAGTGCCATGGCAGCGAGCCCGACGGCCACCGGGCCCGCGCCGTCCGCCGGGACCGCGGGCCCCGACGCGGCCGAACGCCGGCGCTTCCGGCGCGCCGCGGGCCGCTTCCCCACCGGCGTCACCGTGGTCACCGCGACGGCCGACGGACAGCCGCACGGCACCACCGTCAACGCCTTCAGCACCGCTTCGATGGACCCGCTGATGATCCTGGTGGCCCTCGGCAACGACTCCCGGCTCCGCGAACACGCCCTGCACAGCGGCTCGTTCGCGGTCACCGTGCTCGCCGCCCACCAGGAGGCGGACGCCCGCCACTTCGCCGACCCGGCCCGCCCGCCCGGCGCCGCGGGCTTCGCCGGACGCCCGTGGCGGACGGCCGGCCACGCCCGCTCGCCCGTGCTCACCGAGGGCGTCGCCGCCTTCGACTGCTCGCTGGCCGCCGCCTTCCCGGCGGGCGACCACACCGTGCTGCTCGGCCGGGTGGAGCGGTTCGACGTGCTGTCGGACGGCCCGCCGCTGCTCTTCGCCGACAGCCGGCTGCTCCCCGGCCCGTGA
- the fabD gene encoding ACP S-malonyltransferase, with protein MSYVLMFPGQGAQRPGMGAEWFDRFPELTEAADEILGYSLRDLCVDDPDGLLGRTEYTQPAVYTVNALGWRVMREADGEPDLAIGHSLGEYNALEAAGVFGFADGLRLVAARARAMSAVTGGGMAAVVGLDDAVLRLVLRRSGLTGVEAANFNTADQTVIAGPVDELAEAGGALRAAGARAVRPLDVSGPFHTSHMAPAAAEFAPELAAAELAAPAFPVVANRTARPYRAGGIAGVLLEQIDHPVLWRHTVEGLLSEGRTRFQEAGGSTVLTRMLRALRRELASV; from the coding sequence ATGAGCTACGTCCTGATGTTCCCCGGCCAGGGGGCCCAGCGCCCCGGTATGGGCGCCGAGTGGTTCGACCGCTTCCCCGAACTGACCGAAGCCGCCGACGAGATCCTCGGCTACTCCCTCCGCGACCTGTGCGTCGACGACCCGGACGGGCTCCTCGGCCGGACCGAGTACACCCAGCCCGCGGTCTACACCGTCAACGCCCTCGGCTGGCGGGTGATGCGCGAGGCGGACGGCGAACCCGACCTCGCGATCGGCCACAGCCTGGGGGAGTACAACGCCCTGGAAGCCGCCGGGGTGTTCGGCTTCGCCGACGGCCTGCGGCTGGTGGCGGCCCGGGCCCGCGCGATGTCCGCGGTCACCGGCGGCGGCATGGCCGCGGTGGTCGGACTGGACGACGCGGTGCTCCGGCTGGTGCTGCGCCGCTCCGGCCTCACGGGCGTCGAGGCCGCCAACTTCAACACCGCCGACCAGACCGTGATCGCGGGCCCCGTGGACGAACTGGCGGAGGCGGGCGGCGCCCTGCGCGCCGCCGGCGCCCGTGCGGTGCGCCCCCTGGACGTCAGCGGCCCGTTCCACACCTCGCACATGGCCCCGGCGGCGGCGGAGTTCGCGCCGGAGCTGGCGGCTGCCGAGCTGGCCGCACCCGCCTTCCCCGTGGTCGCGAACCGCACCGCCCGGCCCTACCGAGCCGGTGGGATCGCCGGTGTGCTGCTGGAACAGATCGACCACCCGGTGCTGTGGCGGCACACCGTCGAGGGGCTGCTGTCCGAGGGCCGCACCCGCTTCCAGGAGGCCGGCGGCAGCACCGTGCTGACCCGCATGCTGCGCGCCCTTCGCCGCGAACTCGCCAGCGTGTGA
- a CDS encoding thioesterase II family protein → MTTAFTPDSDAAAPGPPVTPADAVVRPRPVPDPALRVFLLHHAAGSHLAYTDWVAHFPDDWEVCLFEAPGRGRVAPLPPLRTAADLAGFFIEATTGLLDTPFVLFGHSMGALVAYETAAQLGTRGLPQPRWLGVSACEAPYDAIPGEGAGGEALHRMPAGRLRAALRALGGMPETVLADDDVWALFEARVRADFSVVETWEPRTAASEIRPPLSLFGGRDDPVVHRDDLLEWADGAEVHLGQHFFPGGHFYFEGQSALVVGQLVRDIRTAMTDVA, encoded by the coding sequence GTGACCACCGCATTCACCCCCGACTCCGACGCCGCCGCCCCCGGCCCTCCCGTCACCCCCGCCGACGCCGTCGTACGGCCCCGCCCGGTACCCGATCCGGCCCTGCGCGTCTTCCTGCTGCACCATGCGGCCGGCTCCCATCTCGCCTACACCGACTGGGTCGCCCACTTCCCCGACGACTGGGAGGTCTGCCTCTTCGAGGCGCCCGGCCGGGGGAGGGTGGCGCCACTGCCCCCGCTGCGCACCGCCGCCGACCTCGCCGGATTCTTCATCGAGGCGACAACCGGCCTGCTGGATACGCCCTTTGTGCTCTTCGGCCACAGCATGGGCGCCCTCGTCGCGTACGAGACCGCCGCCCAGCTCGGCACCCGCGGCCTGCCGCAGCCGCGCTGGCTGGGCGTATCGGCCTGTGAGGCGCCGTACGACGCGATCCCGGGGGAGGGTGCCGGCGGGGAGGCGCTGCACCGGATGCCCGCCGGCCGGCTCCGGGCGGCGCTGCGAGCCCTGGGCGGGATGCCGGAGACCGTGCTCGCGGACGACGACGTCTGGGCGCTGTTCGAGGCCCGGGTGCGTGCCGACTTCTCCGTCGTCGAGACCTGGGAGCCGCGCACGGCGGCATCGGAGATCCGGCCGCCGCTGTCCCTCTTCGGTGGTCGGGACGACCCGGTCGTGCACCGGGACGATCTGCTGGAGTGGGCGGACGGCGCCGAGGTGCACCTCGGGCAGCACTTCTTCCCGGGCGGCCACTTCTACTTCGAAGGGCAGTCGGCATTGGTCGTCGGGCAGTTGGTCCGGGATATCCGCACGGCGATGACAGACGTCGCGTAA
- a CDS encoding AfsA-related hotdog domain-containing protein: protein MPSGRDLPAIDRWALPELFLTAVRTLTATEYLATARIPADHPYYTDRLPDMGRAGGIDPLLLLECCRQAGPYGGRELLQLEPDGRFLLESCTLALPGILSAGRTEGPADLALAVTARHRPGAGTARRITYTCDMTLPAGRLGTAALGVRHLSRDLYDGLRPPRARRATVRPGAPVAAGTPVAPHLVGRTRPANVVLTQVSLRQGRAQARLRVPSGNPGLFDPAHDHVPAMALLEAARQLSLFTAAETWGALPQHTAVAGYDFAFHRFVEPHTPVTVRLSAYEPAEQDGALGTHLPHMRCFRVVFEQNDTVAAEGRTQLTTVASPALVPGGDPS, encoded by the coding sequence TTGCCCAGCGGGCGTGACCTGCCCGCGATCGACCGCTGGGCACTCCCCGAACTCTTTCTGACCGCGGTACGCACCCTGACCGCGACCGAATACCTCGCCACCGCCCGCATTCCGGCGGATCACCCCTACTACACCGACCGGCTCCCCGATATGGGCCGGGCCGGCGGAATCGACCCGCTGCTCCTCCTGGAATGCTGCCGGCAGGCCGGACCCTACGGCGGCCGGGAACTGCTGCAACTGGAGCCGGACGGACGCTTCCTGCTCGAATCCTGCACCCTCGCACTGCCCGGCATCCTCTCCGCCGGACGCACCGAGGGCCCCGCGGACCTCGCCCTCGCCGTCACCGCCCGCCACCGCCCCGGCGCCGGCACCGCCCGCCGTATCACCTACACCTGCGACATGACCCTGCCGGCCGGCCGCCTCGGCACCGCCGCGCTGGGCGTGCGCCATCTGTCCCGCGACCTGTACGACGGCCTGCGCCCGCCGCGCGCCCGGCGCGCCACCGTCCGCCCCGGCGCCCCCGTCGCGGCCGGCACGCCCGTCGCGCCCCACCTCGTCGGCCGCACCCGGCCCGCCAACGTCGTCCTCACCCAGGTCTCGCTCCGCCAGGGCCGGGCCCAGGCCCGGCTGCGGGTGCCATCCGGCAACCCCGGGCTCTTCGACCCCGCCCACGACCACGTCCCGGCCATGGCACTGCTCGAAGCGGCGCGCCAACTGTCCCTCTTCACCGCCGCCGAGACCTGGGGCGCGCTGCCTCAGCACACCGCGGTGGCCGGCTACGACTTCGCCTTCCACCGCTTCGTCGAACCGCACACCCCGGTCACCGTCCGGCTGAGCGCCTACGAACCCGCCGAACAGGACGGCGCGCTCGGCACCCACCTGCCCCACATGCGCTGCTTCCGCGTCGTGTTCGAACAGAACGACACCGTCGCCGCCGAGGGCCGCACCCAGCTCACCACGGTGGCATCGCCCGCCCTCGTCCCGGGAGGGGACCCGTCATGA
- a CDS encoding beta-ketoacyl-ACP synthase 3, translated as MTRAAVVCGLGGAVPSTAVPNSALAAQLDTSDTWIRTRTGIRRRYVIAPGEATSDLAVAAGRRALDSARRTTGDPHADHTTDLVVLATSTPDHPCPATAPAVAHRLGLSGVAAFDIGAVCTGFLYALAAAASMIAAGAAQRALVIGADTFSTLLDPADRTTRAIFGDGAGAVVLRAGSADEPGALLGFDLGSDGSGAELITVRAGGSRQRSTATPPPAGDEFFAMEGRSVFTEAVLNMSKSAHTLLDRIGWRGTDLDRLVAHQANIRILRAVGEQLGLTDDQLAVNLDRVGNTVAASVPLALADAAARRTLRPGDRVLLTGFGGGLTWGSTALHWPSALHVEPVPGMADPL; from the coding sequence ATGACCCGTGCCGCAGTCGTCTGCGGGCTGGGCGGCGCCGTGCCGTCCACCGCCGTCCCCAACAGCGCCCTCGCCGCCCAACTGGACACCTCCGACACCTGGATCCGCACCCGCACCGGCATCCGCCGGCGGTATGTCATCGCCCCCGGCGAGGCCACCTCCGACCTCGCCGTGGCGGCCGGCCGCCGGGCCCTGGACTCCGCCCGCCGGACCACCGGCGACCCGCACGCCGACCACACCACCGACCTCGTCGTACTGGCCACCAGCACCCCCGACCACCCGTGCCCGGCGACCGCCCCCGCGGTGGCCCACCGGCTCGGACTGTCCGGCGTCGCCGCCTTCGACATCGGCGCCGTGTGCACCGGGTTCCTCTACGCCCTGGCCGCGGCCGCCTCGATGATCGCCGCCGGTGCCGCACAACGGGCCCTGGTCATCGGCGCGGACACCTTCTCCACCCTCCTCGACCCGGCCGACCGCACCACCCGCGCCATCTTCGGCGACGGCGCCGGAGCGGTCGTGCTGCGCGCCGGCAGCGCCGACGAACCGGGCGCGCTGCTCGGCTTCGACCTCGGCAGCGACGGCAGCGGCGCGGAGCTGATCACCGTCCGCGCCGGCGGCTCCCGGCAGCGCTCCACCGCCACCCCGCCGCCCGCGGGCGACGAGTTCTTCGCGATGGAGGGCCGCAGCGTCTTCACCGAAGCCGTACTGAACATGAGCAAGTCCGCGCACACGCTGCTGGACCGGATCGGCTGGCGCGGCACGGACCTGGACCGCCTGGTCGCCCACCAGGCGAACATCCGCATCCTGCGCGCCGTCGGCGAACAACTCGGGCTCACCGACGACCAGTTGGCCGTCAACCTCGACCGCGTCGGCAACACCGTGGCCGCCTCCGTCCCGCTCGCCCTCGCCGACGCGGCCGCCCGCCGCACCCTGCGCCCCGGCGACCGGGTCCTGCTCACCGGCTTCGGCGGCGGCCTCACCTGGGGCTCGACGGCGCTCCACTGGCCGTCCGCCCTGCACGTGGAGCCGGTCCCCGGCATGGCCGACCCGCTCTGA
- a CDS encoding acyl carrier protein has translation MTTLAPADIKPRLISLLSEKFGLPEDEILAGATFDELDIDSLILVELSLLVRKELGVVLAEGDLQSSFRIDDAVAVVAAKGAAA, from the coding sequence ATGACCACCCTCGCCCCCGCCGACATCAAGCCCCGTCTCATCTCCCTCCTCAGCGAGAAGTTCGGGCTGCCCGAGGACGAGATCCTGGCCGGCGCCACCTTCGACGAACTCGACATCGACTCGCTGATCCTCGTCGAGCTGAGCCTCCTCGTCCGCAAGGAACTGGGCGTCGTCCTCGCCGAGGGCGACCTCCAGTCCTCCTTCCGCATCGACGACGCCGTCGCCGTCGTCGCCGCGAAGGGCGCCGCGGCATGA
- a CDS encoding beta-ketoacyl-[acyl-carrier-protein] synthase family protein, with amino-acid sequence MTASHRDVAITGLGLVTPAGIGADANWERIRAGRSAAAPDPQLAGLAVDFSCRVPGFDANALLGRRTAWRLDRFVQLAMVAARQAVADAGHDPQSWDGTRVGVVMGNSLGGTATFEAQHRTYYDGAPDEVSALMIPMAMVNMVAGYLAMDHRIHGPSLVTASACASGAAALGIARDWLAAGLCDIVLAGGTESAISPATLTGLSRMGALSARRDDPATASRPFAADRDGFVAAEGAGVLVLERAADARARGARRYAHLTGFGASSDAHHATAPDPDGTGMTRALRTALRDAGVAPGDVDHVNAHGTSTPMNDLTESRALHRVLGSRPAVTSTKGVTGHTLAAAGAIEAAYTALALRHGVVPPTANATTLDPQVEVDVVTGTARTTHLQVAVSTSLGFGGHNAALVLTAA; translated from the coding sequence ATGACGGCCTCGCACCGGGACGTGGCGATCACCGGCCTCGGCCTCGTCACCCCCGCGGGCATCGGCGCCGACGCCAACTGGGAGCGGATCCGCGCCGGCCGCTCCGCCGCCGCCCCCGACCCGCAACTCGCCGGCCTCGCCGTCGACTTCTCCTGCCGCGTCCCCGGCTTCGACGCCAACGCCCTGCTCGGCCGGCGCACCGCCTGGCGGCTGGACCGCTTCGTCCAGCTCGCCATGGTGGCCGCCCGCCAGGCCGTCGCCGACGCCGGCCACGACCCGCAGAGCTGGGACGGCACCCGCGTCGGCGTGGTGATGGGCAACTCCCTCGGCGGCACCGCCACGTTCGAGGCGCAGCACCGGACGTACTACGACGGCGCACCCGACGAGGTGTCCGCCCTGATGATCCCCATGGCCATGGTCAACATGGTCGCCGGCTACCTCGCCATGGACCACCGCATCCACGGCCCCAGCCTGGTCACCGCGAGCGCCTGCGCCTCCGGCGCCGCCGCCCTCGGCATCGCCCGCGACTGGCTCGCCGCCGGCCTCTGCGACATCGTCCTCGCAGGCGGCACCGAGTCCGCCATCAGCCCGGCCACCCTCACCGGACTCTCCCGCATGGGCGCGCTCTCGGCCCGCCGCGACGACCCCGCCACCGCGTCCCGCCCGTTCGCCGCGGACCGCGACGGCTTCGTGGCGGCCGAGGGCGCCGGCGTCCTCGTCCTGGAACGCGCGGCCGACGCCCGGGCCCGCGGCGCCCGGCGCTACGCCCACCTCACCGGCTTCGGCGCCTCCTCCGACGCCCACCACGCCACCGCCCCCGACCCGGACGGCACCGGCATGACCCGCGCCCTGCGCACCGCACTGCGCGACGCCGGAGTGGCACCCGGCGACGTCGACCACGTCAACGCCCACGGCACCTCGACGCCGATGAACGACCTGACCGAATCCCGCGCCCTGCACCGCGTCCTCGGCTCCCGGCCGGCCGTCACCTCCACCAAGGGCGTCACCGGCCACACCCTGGCCGCGGCCGGCGCCATCGAAGCGGCCTACACCGCACTCGCACTGCGCCACGGCGTGGTCCCGCCGACCGCCAACGCGACCACCCTCGACCCGCAGGTCGAGGTCGACGTGGTGACCGGCACGGCCCGTACGACACACCTCCAGGTGGCCGTCAGCACCTCGCTGGGCTTCGGCGGCCACAACGCGGCACTCGTCCTGACCGCCGCCTGA